In a genomic window of Thalassotalea piscium:
- a CDS encoding carbohydrate binding family 9 domain-containing protein: MKNSNISIAFALLCFPLYFMLNNAFANSHVKNTSKIEIPRVEGQITIDAKISEPQWRNAKKVLINNITRPHNNIPSSINTEALLMEDGNTLYIAFFAQDPEPEKIRAFYKDRDKVWGDDIVGIKIDTFNDQRSAYRFLVNPLGVKIDGVENEVTQRESDAWDGIWDAAGEITCNGYVVEIALPLSILNFTEKSTPQDWGIELVRFYPREESLRISNITIDRDNSCELCQLATATGFSGAKQGSNLIVAPSLVTGKSQERSANDSQWINTTNTEASLDLRWGITPDVLLNATINPDFSTIETDSSQLNINNTFALFFQEKRAFFLDNADYFDSNYDLIYTRNINAPNYGAKLTGRKNNHSFGLFVTDDDSTNILIPGNRASSVAEIEGESKASALRYRYNYNKNITLGWISTLRTATDYQNQVHGIDARVRLGTYDVIKFQSLYSDTEYPSTLFEQFCNADNPDDCLNANNTECEFGNCDFNEKVLRTLNSDGFSGNAIRAGYYHNDSDWYYRVTYDRQNAGFRGDLGFISRVDHNKFSIGGDRKWYAQPGDWWSQFKIYSDWDIIKNDNNELIEKEFDINARLTASHNTNVRLAYSYRDKVGSRHDKSNLAIDGNTTLFTEKNTSLFAEVRPTLGFIIGADVSTGDSIDYSNNRLGKSKRFQSNMTWNLNQHIEIKLKHTFSKLDADQQNVFIARLTDLRAVYQFNVQSFIRFSVIYNNTHRNVGNYLYIAPEDLMSHSKALSTELLYAYKINSQTVFYLGYSDSHDAEQHFSDLEQNQRSIFTKFSYAWVQ, encoded by the coding sequence ATGAAAAATAGCAATATATCGATAGCCTTCGCTTTATTATGCTTTCCTCTTTATTTTATGTTGAATAATGCTTTTGCTAATTCGCATGTTAAAAACACCTCTAAAATTGAAATACCTCGCGTTGAAGGTCAAATTACAATAGATGCTAAAATTTCAGAGCCGCAATGGCGTAATGCCAAAAAGGTACTGATTAATAACATCACTCGACCTCATAATAATATACCAAGTAGCATTAACACAGAGGCCTTGTTAATGGAAGATGGTAATACTTTATACATTGCTTTCTTCGCGCAAGATCCTGAGCCTGAAAAAATACGCGCTTTTTATAAAGATCGCGATAAGGTTTGGGGAGACGATATCGTTGGTATAAAAATAGACACTTTTAATGATCAACGCAGTGCTTATCGGTTTTTGGTTAACCCTCTTGGTGTAAAAATTGATGGTGTTGAAAACGAAGTCACCCAAAGAGAAAGCGATGCATGGGATGGAATATGGGATGCTGCAGGTGAAATTACCTGCAACGGTTATGTGGTAGAAATAGCCCTTCCTTTGAGTATTTTGAACTTTACCGAAAAATCTACGCCGCAAGACTGGGGGATTGAATTAGTTCGCTTTTATCCTAGAGAAGAATCGTTAAGAATTTCTAACATCACAATAGATCGCGATAATAGCTGTGAGCTTTGTCAGCTTGCCACAGCTACAGGCTTCTCAGGAGCCAAACAAGGTAGCAACTTGATCGTTGCACCTTCGTTAGTTACGGGTAAAAGCCAAGAAAGATCTGCGAATGATAGCCAGTGGATCAATACAACTAATACCGAAGCTAGCTTAGATTTACGCTGGGGTATAACACCTGATGTTTTACTTAATGCCACCATAAACCCAGACTTTTCAACGATAGAAACAGACAGCTCCCAGCTTAATATTAACAATACCTTTGCTTTATTTTTTCAAGAAAAACGGGCGTTTTTTTTAGATAATGCTGATTACTTCGACTCAAATTACGACTTAATTTATACCAGAAATATTAATGCACCTAATTATGGAGCAAAACTAACAGGACGGAAAAACAACCACTCATTTGGATTGTTTGTTACCGATGATGACAGTACCAATATTTTAATTCCCGGAAACCGAGCGTCATCAGTAGCTGAAATAGAAGGCGAATCTAAAGCCTCTGCGCTACGCTATCGTTATAATTATAATAAAAACATTACACTAGGATGGATTTCAACATTAAGAACTGCAACAGATTATCAAAACCAAGTACATGGTATTGATGCAAGAGTACGCTTGGGTACTTATGATGTTATAAAGTTCCAAAGCTTATATTCAGATACTGAATACCCAAGCACACTCTTTGAACAGTTTTGTAACGCGGATAATCCTGACGATTGCTTAAATGCGAATAATACGGAGTGTGAATTTGGCAATTGTGATTTTAATGAAAAAGTTCTCCGAACACTTAACAGCGATGGTTTCAGCGGAAATGCAATAAGAGCTGGATACTACCATAACGACAGTGATTGGTACTATCGGGTAACTTATGACCGCCAAAATGCAGGTTTTAGAGGGGATTTAGGCTTTATATCACGAGTAGATCATAATAAATTTTCAATTGGCGGCGACCGTAAATGGTACGCACAACCAGGTGATTGGTGGAGTCAATTTAAAATATATTCAGACTGGGATATTATAAAAAATGACAATAACGAATTAATTGAAAAAGAATTTGATATAAATGCCCGCCTAACTGCTAGCCACAATACCAACGTCAGACTAGCTTATAGCTATAGAGATAAAGTTGGTAGCCGCCACGATAAAAGTAATTTAGCTATCGACGGTAATACCACGTTATTTACTGAAAAAAATACTTCATTATTCGCTGAAGTCAGACCTACGTTAGGCTTTATCATTGGTGCTGATGTTAGCACTGGCGATTCAATTGATTACAGTAATAATCGTTTAGGTAAAAGTAAACGCTTTCAATCAAATATGACTTGGAACCTAAACCAACATATTGAAATAAAACTAAAACATACATTTAGTAAGCTCGATGCAGATCAACAAAACGTATTTATTGCGCGATTAACAGATTTACGCGCAGTGTATCAATTTAATGTACAAAGCTTCATTCGATTTAGTGTAATCTATAATAATACACATCGTAACGTAGGTAACTATCTCTATATTGCCCCTGAAGACTTAATGTCTCACAGTAAAGCGCTTTCAACTGAACTGTTATATGCCTATAAAATCAACTCGCAAACCGTATTTTATCTAGGTTATTCTGATAGTCATGACGCTGAGCAACACTTTAGTGATCTCGAGCAAAACCAACGAAGTATTTTTACCAAGTTTAGTTATGCATGGGTACAATAA
- a CDS encoding DUF599 domain-containing protein: protein MNNYYFDLFALIVFVFSWTGYTWFAKKRAKTDDCIARCLHQHRIHWMYETMERDLRMVEAGLLANLERNIAFFASTTLLVLAGVLTLFSQVDRLEQVLATIPFTAYPDHGIIQVKLGVLVVIFVMAFFHFTWSMRQYGFLNVMIGAAPYSQNGPEESHQKYAYQMAIVQDQAAHSYNYGLRAFYFSIAVVLWFFHPFLLIFVSLFVVHTLFNREFRSKAVKAITEGQKILESERNGRKNNI, encoded by the coding sequence ATGAATAATTATTACTTTGATTTATTTGCTTTAATTGTCTTTGTTTTTAGTTGGACAGGCTATACATGGTTTGCAAAAAAACGAGCTAAAACAGACGACTGTATTGCACGTTGCTTACATCAGCACAGAATTCATTGGATGTATGAAACAATGGAGCGTGACTTAAGGATGGTAGAAGCAGGGTTACTTGCAAACTTAGAACGTAATATTGCTTTTTTTGCCTCAACAACCTTGCTGGTTTTAGCAGGGGTATTAACGTTATTTTCACAAGTAGATAGACTAGAACAAGTACTCGCGACTATCCCTTTTACGGCATATCCTGATCATGGCATCATCCAAGTTAAGCTTGGTGTATTGGTTGTTATTTTTGTTATGGCATTTTTTCACTTTACCTGGTCGATGCGTCAATATGGCTTTTTAAATGTGATGATTGGTGCAGCTCCTTACAGTCAAAATGGGCCTGAAGAAAGTCACCAAAAATATGCTTATCAAATGGCGATAGTTCAAGATCAAGCAGCCCATTCATATAATTATGGTCTGCGTGCTTTTTATTTTTCTATTGCGGTTGTTTTATGGTTTTTTCATCCCTTTTTACTGATTTTTGTGAGCTTGTTTGTCGTACATACCTTGTTTAATCGAGAGTTTCGCTCTAAAGCCGTTAAAGCTATTACAGAGGGGCAAAAAATACTTGAAAGTGAGCGAAACGGTAGAAAAAATAACATTTAA
- a CDS encoding DUF2919 family protein, with translation MNNKHRFAHYLPSDFDQFDCVKLSKIFYLLLLIILRGYIVWIMSITNFKDRVSVIEWVYPEPILFYTSLISGIIGLFVLLIISLRRPDAPNWIKKCWYNIRHFFAVALCFDWLVNLAAYFYDILYALPLIIIYGVFVVIALIVLYSNTRIKINVEEFPEKLPD, from the coding sequence ATGAATAACAAACATCGTTTTGCCCATTATTTACCAAGTGACTTTGATCAATTTGATTGCGTAAAGTTATCTAAAATTTTTTATTTGTTATTACTCATTATTCTACGAGGCTACATTGTATGGATTATGTCGATAACGAACTTTAAAGATCGTGTTAGCGTAATTGAGTGGGTTTACCCTGAGCCTATATTATTTTATACCAGTCTTATTTCGGGAATAATAGGCCTATTCGTTTTGTTAATTATAAGTTTAAGAAGACCTGATGCGCCTAACTGGATAAAGAAATGTTGGTACAATATAAGACATTTTTTTGCCGTAGCCTTATGTTTTGATTGGCTTGTTAATTTAGCGGCCTATTTCTACGATATTCTATATGCTTTACCATTAATTATTATTTATGGTGTATTTGTTGTTATTGCGCTAATTGTGCTTTATTCCAATACACGAATTAAAATTAATGTTGAAGAGTTTCCAGAAAAACTGCCAGATTAA